Proteins encoded within one genomic window of Prauserella marina:
- a CDS encoding AMP-binding protein, protein MTSLLGDGARLVDVVGRRTLCGEELVTEVRRTAQRLSALPEGVLFVRVGAELEGIVNYLAAFEAERAVALLDPALEESVLHRLVHRFEPSAVLGSPHAPPPGYAASGCGWVREEATKVEPHSDLAVLLATSGSTGDPRLVRLSRKALLDNAVAIAEALGIHAGDVAPTSLPPHYSFGLSVLNSHLVRGATVVVEPSGILGKGFWEAIAEHEVTSLAGVPHHYELLHRMPFDPHEYPSLRTLTQAGGKLRTELVAEFHDAMRVAGGRMFVMYGQTEAGPRMATVPSERLSDKLGSAGVALAGGSFSVRREDGEETTHPKIVGEVVYRGPNVMMGYATERAHLALGDTTGGVLSTGDLGYLDEDGYLFITGRLKRIGTVFGNRVNLDDLEHAARAAVAGVDVVAAVPAGDKVALFVQGADPATCKVVSDVLADRTHLHSSGFDVRPVETVPLLGSGKINYPVLEREL, encoded by the coding sequence ATGACCTCGCTGCTTGGCGATGGAGCTCGACTCGTCGATGTCGTGGGAAGGCGGACGCTGTGCGGTGAGGAACTTGTCACCGAGGTACGGCGCACGGCACAGCGGCTGTCCGCGCTACCCGAGGGTGTGCTCTTCGTGAGAGTGGGAGCCGAACTCGAAGGGATCGTGAACTATCTGGCCGCCTTCGAGGCGGAAAGAGCGGTCGCGCTACTCGACCCCGCCCTTGAGGAGAGTGTTCTGCACCGGCTCGTCCACCGGTTCGAGCCCTCGGCGGTACTCGGTTCGCCGCACGCGCCACCACCCGGCTACGCGGCGAGCGGGTGCGGCTGGGTGCGCGAGGAAGCGACGAAGGTCGAACCGCACTCCGACCTCGCGGTGCTGCTGGCCACGAGTGGTTCCACCGGCGATCCCCGGCTCGTCAGGTTGTCGAGAAAAGCGTTGCTGGACAACGCGGTCGCCATCGCGGAGGCCCTCGGCATCCACGCCGGGGACGTCGCGCCGACCAGCCTGCCGCCGCACTACAGTTTCGGGCTCTCCGTGCTGAACTCCCACCTCGTGCGCGGTGCGACCGTGGTCGTCGAGCCGTCGGGCATTCTCGGCAAGGGTTTCTGGGAGGCGATCGCGGAACACGAGGTCACGTCGCTCGCCGGTGTCCCGCACCATTACGAGTTGCTGCACCGAATGCCGTTCGATCCGCACGAATACCCAAGCCTGCGCACGTTGACCCAAGCGGGCGGAAAGCTGCGCACCGAACTGGTTGCCGAATTCCACGACGCGATGCGCGTGGCAGGCGGGCGCATGTTCGTGATGTACGGGCAAACCGAGGCGGGCCCGAGAATGGCGACGGTTCCCTCCGAGCGGCTGTCCGACAAGCTCGGCTCTGCCGGTGTCGCATTGGCAGGGGGGTCGTTCTCCGTGCGCAGGGAAGACGGGGAAGAGACCACGCATCCCAAGATCGTCGGCGAGGTCGTCTACCGGGGACCCAACGTGATGATGGGTTACGCGACCGAGCGCGCGCACCTCGCGCTGGGCGACACGACCGGAGGCGTGCTGTCGACGGGCGACCTCGGCTATCTCGACGAGGACGGCTACCTGTTCATCACGGGACGGCTCAAACGCATCGGCACGGTGTTCGGCAACAGGGTCAACCTCGACGACCTCGAACACGCGGCGCGAGCGGCCGTCGCCGGTGTCGACGTCGTCGCGGCAGTTCCCGCCGGTGACAAGGTGGCGCTGTTCGTGCAGGGGGCTGATCCGGCGACCTGCAAGGTCGTCTCCGACGTGCTCGCGGACCGGACACATCTTCATTCGAGCGGCTTCGACGTGCGTCCAGTCGAGACGGTACCGCTGCTGGGCAGCGGAAAGATCAATTATCCGGTGCTGGAAAGAGAGTTGTGA